A stretch of Paludisphaera borealis DNA encodes these proteins:
- a CDS encoding response regulator — protein MNPQQRTILLVDDDHEIVESMRTILENKGYRILVARDGNSGLMVAERENPDLLILDMMMPKKSGFLVLEKLRSRPGGMIPTIMITGNEGSRHRAYAEMLGVRDYIRKPFAMEKLVRAIDKVLGVKAGGGAGFDDEA, from the coding sequence ATGAATCCTCAACAACGCACCATTCTCCTGGTTGACGATGATCACGAGATCGTCGAGTCGATGCGCACGATCCTCGAGAACAAGGGTTATCGCATCCTCGTCGCCCGCGACGGCAACTCGGGCCTGATGGTCGCCGAGCGCGAGAATCCCGACCTGCTCATCCTCGACATGATGATGCCCAAGAAGAGCGGCTTCCTCGTCCTGGAGAAGCTCCGCAGCCGGCCCGGCGGCATGATCCCCACGATCATGATCACTGGCAACGAAGGGAGCCGTCACCGCGCCTACGCCGAGATGCTCGGCGTCCGCGATTACATCCGCAAGCCGTTCGCCATGGAAAAGCTCGTCCGGGCGATCGACAAGGTGCTCGGCGTCAAGGCCGGCGGCGGCGCGGGCTTCGACGACGAGGCCTGA
- a CDS encoding acyl-CoA dehydrogenase family protein — translation MSIDAPEPTTQVSAADALRAKQIRQAEELTESAPGHGGFARALFRGEFHGASLFPYPALSATDRAEVDKAVAAVRAFADARIDAAAIDREADIPRSVVHGLAELGVLGMTAPVEFGGRGFSQQGYCRIMEVIGGHCASTAVFINAHHSIGIRALILFGTTEQKAKWLPALTSGDKLAAFALTEEQAGSDASNVQTTAVPSADGKTYILNGTKRYITNGAIADVLTVMARTPDPKGGDSKITAFLVTPDMPGFEVVEARMGKCGIRGTATAKLAFHDMPVPAANILGPVGKGLKVGLTVLDFGRTTFGASCTGLAKFCLDAAVRHAKERRQFGRPLADLELVRKKLAYLAAVAYAMEATTYETAALIDRGGEDYMLETAILKVFSTDALWQGVYETLQVYGGQGYFTDEPYERLMRDARINTIGEGANEVLLSFIALVGMRDVAEGLKVTLEGLKKPSRFLPTFWSFASQHVKHMVKTPDVPVVTPMLRPAAQGLARRVSVFGRVVERVLITHRESVLDRQLILERIADAAIALTTSACTLARIDSALSLHAARDDERAAAELYLRMAGKRFDDALRGIHKNHDRETLEAARTVLRR, via the coding sequence ATGTCGATCGACGCGCCCGAGCCCACCACGCAGGTTTCCGCCGCGGACGCGCTCCGCGCCAAGCAGATCCGCCAGGCCGAGGAATTGACCGAGTCGGCACCCGGGCACGGCGGGTTCGCCCGCGCCCTGTTCCGGGGCGAATTCCACGGCGCGTCGCTGTTCCCGTATCCGGCGCTCTCGGCGACCGACCGGGCCGAGGTCGACAAGGCCGTGGCGGCCGTCCGGGCGTTCGCCGACGCGCGGATCGACGCCGCCGCCATCGATCGAGAGGCCGACATCCCTCGATCGGTCGTCCACGGCCTGGCCGAGCTGGGCGTGCTCGGGATGACCGCGCCGGTCGAGTTCGGCGGCCGGGGGTTCTCACAACAAGGCTATTGCCGGATCATGGAGGTGATCGGCGGCCACTGCGCGTCGACGGCCGTGTTCATCAACGCCCACCACTCGATCGGCATCCGGGCGCTGATCCTCTTCGGCACCACCGAGCAGAAGGCAAAATGGCTGCCGGCGCTCACCAGCGGCGACAAGCTCGCGGCGTTCGCGCTGACTGAGGAGCAGGCCGGCTCTGACGCCTCCAATGTCCAGACGACGGCCGTGCCGAGTGCCGACGGCAAGACGTATATTTTGAACGGAACGAAGCGTTATATCACCAACGGCGCCATCGCCGACGTGCTCACGGTCATGGCCCGCACGCCCGATCCGAAGGGGGGCGATTCGAAGATCACGGCGTTCTTGGTCACGCCCGACATGCCGGGCTTCGAGGTCGTCGAGGCGCGGATGGGGAAGTGCGGCATTCGAGGCACGGCGACGGCCAAGCTGGCGTTCCACGACATGCCGGTGCCGGCCGCGAACATCCTCGGACCCGTCGGCAAGGGGCTGAAGGTCGGGCTGACGGTCCTCGACTTCGGCCGCACCACGTTCGGCGCGAGCTGTACCGGTCTGGCGAAATTCTGCCTCGACGCGGCCGTCCGCCACGCCAAGGAGCGCCGCCAGTTCGGCCGGCCGCTGGCCGACCTGGAACTCGTCCGCAAGAAGCTCGCATACCTCGCCGCCGTGGCCTACGCGATGGAGGCGACGACTTATGAGACCGCCGCCTTGATCGACCGAGGCGGCGAGGATTACATGCTCGAAACGGCGATCCTCAAGGTCTTCTCGACCGACGCCCTCTGGCAAGGGGTTTACGAGACGCTCCAGGTTTACGGCGGCCAAGGCTATTTCACCGACGAGCCGTACGAACGGCTGATGCGCGACGCCCGGATCAACACGATCGGCGAGGGCGCCAACGAGGTGTTGCTGTCGTTCATCGCGCTCGTCGGCATGCGCGACGTCGCCGAGGGTTTGAAGGTCACGCTGGAGGGGCTCAAGAAGCCCAGCCGGTTCCTGCCGACGTTCTGGTCGTTCGCCAGCCAGCACGTGAAGCACATGGTGAAAACGCCCGACGTGCCGGTCGTCACGCCGATGCTTCGCCCCGCCGCCCAGGGGCTCGCCCGCCGCGTGAGCGTCTTCGGCAGGGTCGTCGAGCGCGTGCTGATCACGCACCGGGAGTCGGTCCTCGACCGCCAGTTGATCCTCGAACGGATCGCCGACGCGGCCATCGCGCTGACGACCTCGGCATGCACCCTCGCGCGGATCGACTCGGCGCTTTCCCTGCATGCCGCCCGCGACGACGAACGAGCCGCCGCCGAGTTGTACCTCCGCATGGCCGGCAAACGGTTCGACGACGCCCTCCGCGGAATCCACAAAAACCACGACCGCGAGACCCTCGAAGCCGCCCGCACGGTGCTGCGACGGTAG
- a CDS encoding prolyl oligopeptidase family serine peptidase, whose translation MEAGDIGTSSKKYPEAPRSETVDVYHGVKVADPYRPLEDPDSAPTRAWVEAENAITNGFLQAIPQRDAIRARLTQLWDYEKYSPPRQDGGRFFFTYNTGLQNQGVLYTLDAIDGQPRPLLDPNTLSSDGTVALAGTVPSDDGKLLAYGVAAAGSDWNEWKVRDVATGKDLNDRLQWIKFSSASWTPDGKGFFYGRFPAPLPGQDLKAANYFQKVYYHRIGSPQSDDVLTWEDPEHKEWEAAPKVTDDGAYLILSIAKGTDAKHRVLFRPLADAKAAPAHLVGEFDAEYEFLDNDGPVFWFKTNKNAPRGRVVAIDVRNPQPERWVELVPQADETLDGVDVVGGRFLANYLKDAHTVVRVFDLTGKHVRDVDLPGLGTAVGFGGKRRDGQTFYGFTSYSTPATIYRYDVATGRSTVWRTPTLKFNPDDYETVQVFYPSKDGTKIPMFLSSKKGLKKTGANPTLLYGYGGFNIPLTPAFSAGPLAWMELGGVFAVANLRGGGEYGESWHQAGARLKKQNVFDDFVSAAEWLIAEKYTNSSKLAISGRSNGGLLVGACMTQRPDLFGACLPGVGVHDMLRFHKFTIGWAWVDDYGSSDEAEQFKVLLAYSPLHNVKPGTCYPPTLITTADHDDRVVPAHSFKFAATLQAAQSCHNPILIRIETKAGHGAGKPTAKIIEEAADQYAFLVKILGVEAKP comes from the coding sequence ATGGAGGCCGGCGACATCGGCACGTCATCGAAGAAGTACCCCGAGGCCCCGCGCTCCGAGACGGTCGACGTCTACCACGGCGTAAAGGTGGCCGATCCGTACCGCCCGCTGGAAGACCCCGATTCGGCGCCCACGCGCGCCTGGGTCGAGGCTGAGAACGCGATCACCAACGGCTTCCTCCAGGCGATCCCCCAGCGCGACGCGATCCGCGCCCGCCTGACCCAGCTCTGGGACTACGAGAAATACAGCCCGCCCCGCCAGGACGGAGGCCGGTTCTTCTTCACGTACAACACCGGCCTGCAAAACCAGGGGGTCCTCTACACGCTCGACGCCATCGACGGCCAGCCCCGGCCGCTGCTCGATCCCAATACGCTCTCGTCCGACGGCACCGTAGCGCTCGCGGGAACCGTCCCCAGCGACGACGGCAAGCTCCTGGCCTACGGCGTCGCCGCCGCCGGGTCGGACTGGAACGAGTGGAAGGTCCGCGACGTCGCGACCGGCAAGGACCTGAACGACCGCCTCCAGTGGATCAAGTTCTCGTCCGCCTCGTGGACGCCCGACGGCAAGGGCTTCTTCTACGGCCGGTTCCCCGCGCCTCTGCCCGGGCAAGACCTGAAGGCCGCGAACTACTTCCAGAAGGTTTACTATCACCGCATCGGCTCGCCGCAGTCGGACGACGTCCTGACCTGGGAAGACCCCGAGCACAAGGAATGGGAGGCCGCGCCCAAGGTCACCGACGACGGCGCGTACCTGATCCTGTCGATCGCCAAGGGGACCGACGCCAAGCACCGCGTGCTGTTCCGCCCGCTCGCCGACGCCAAGGCCGCGCCCGCGCACCTCGTCGGCGAGTTCGACGCCGAGTACGAGTTCCTCGACAACGACGGCCCCGTCTTCTGGTTCAAGACCAACAAGAACGCCCCCCGAGGCCGGGTGGTGGCGATCGACGTCCGCAACCCCCAACCCGAGCGCTGGGTTGAACTGGTCCCGCAGGCCGACGAGACGCTCGACGGGGTCGACGTCGTCGGCGGCAGGTTCCTGGCCAACTACTTGAAGGACGCCCACACGGTCGTCCGGGTATTCGACCTGACCGGCAAGCACGTCCGCGACGTCGACCTGCCGGGCCTGGGGACGGCGGTCGGCTTCGGCGGCAAGCGGCGCGACGGCCAGACGTTCTACGGGTTCACCTCGTACTCGACCCCCGCCACGATCTACCGATACGACGTCGCGACCGGCCGCAGCACCGTCTGGCGCACGCCCACGCTCAAGTTCAACCCCGACGACTACGAGACCGTGCAGGTCTTCTATCCCAGCAAGGACGGGACCAAGATCCCGATGTTCCTGAGCAGCAAGAAGGGCCTGAAGAAGACCGGCGCGAACCCGACCTTGCTGTACGGATACGGCGGCTTCAACATCCCGCTGACCCCCGCGTTCAGCGCCGGGCCGCTGGCCTGGATGGAGCTGGGGGGGGTGTTCGCCGTGGCCAACCTTCGCGGCGGCGGCGAGTACGGCGAGAGCTGGCACCAGGCCGGCGCCCGGCTCAAGAAGCAGAACGTGTTCGACGACTTCGTCTCGGCCGCCGAATGGCTGATCGCCGAGAAGTACACCAATTCGTCGAAGCTGGCGATCTCGGGACGATCGAACGGCGGCCTGCTGGTCGGCGCCTGCATGACCCAGCGTCCCGACCTCTTCGGCGCGTGCCTGCCGGGGGTCGGCGTGCACGACATGCTCCGGTTCCACAAGTTCACGATCGGCTGGGCCTGGGTCGACGACTACGGCTCGTCCGACGAGGCCGAACAATTCAAGGTCCTGCTCGCCTACAGCCCGCTCCACAACGTCAAGCCGGGGACCTGCTACCCGCCGACCTTGATCACCACCGCCGACCACGACGACCGCGTGGTCCCCGCCCACAGCTTCAAGTTCGCCGCCACGCTCCAGGCCGCGCAGTCCTGCCACAACCCGATCCTGATCCGGATCGAAACCAAGGCCGGCCACGGCGCGGGCAAGCCGACCGCCAAAATCATCGAAGAGGCGGCCGACCAGTATGCGTTCCTCGTGAAGATCCTGGGGGTCGAAGCCAAGCCCTGA
- a CDS encoding Maf family protein encodes MNPIRRPEVVLASTSPYRRALMERLGIPFRCEPPNFDESSVAADELSPRLLAETLAIGKAESLSRLDPTAVVVGCDQIVHLEGRILGKPGGIPQAVAQLEAMSGRMHELITAMVVISGEQRFAHTDVARLRMRRLDRRRIERYVESDQPLDCAGSYKIEERGVVLFERIESEDFTAITGLPLLALTRILAELGFETP; translated from the coding sequence ATGAACCCGATCCGTCGCCCCGAAGTCGTCCTCGCGAGCACGTCGCCCTATCGGAGAGCCCTGATGGAGCGGCTGGGGATTCCGTTCCGGTGCGAGCCGCCGAACTTCGACGAATCGTCCGTCGCCGCCGACGAACTCTCCCCCCGGCTCCTGGCCGAAACGCTCGCGATCGGCAAGGCCGAGAGCCTGTCCAGGCTCGATCCGACGGCCGTCGTCGTCGGCTGCGATCAGATCGTCCACCTGGAGGGCCGGATTCTCGGCAAGCCGGGGGGGATTCCCCAGGCCGTCGCCCAGCTCGAAGCGATGTCGGGCCGGATGCACGAGCTGATCACGGCGATGGTCGTGATCAGCGGGGAACAACGGTTCGCGCACACCGACGTCGCCCGCCTGCGTATGCGCCGGCTCGATCGGCGTCGGATCGAGCGGTACGTCGAGAGCGACCAACCACTCGATTGCGCCGGGAGTTACAAGATCGAGGAACGCGGCGTCGTCCTCTTCGAGCGGATCGAGAGCGAGGACTTCACCGCGATCACCGGTCTGCCGCTGCTCGCGCTGACGCGCATCCTGGCGGAACTGGGCTTCGAGACGCCTTGA
- a CDS encoding PEP-CTERM sorting domain-containing protein has product MVRLVHLRTITLCSLAILSFSPRVDAALVIFSGLDVGAKSTDPRPNSDAAAASFDSAAALLGSTTLVDFESAPLGSFTNLTIAPGVSMNGQDINGFPQTIANAPYSTPDSLYGYNTTPGGSKFVQLVGGTLTFTFAQGIQAFGAYLTGVELDGETVTFNDGTSQTIAIPNEGFNVGGSQFLGFTDAGRLILSITLTVQADDTGDVLGLDDARWVTAGAAPVVPEPSALSLIAIGLATAAAASRRLPKPAA; this is encoded by the coding sequence ATGGTACGACTTGTTCACCTCCGAACGATTACTCTGTGCTCCCTGGCGATTCTCAGCTTCTCCCCCCGCGTCGACGCCGCGCTGGTGATTTTTTCGGGCCTCGATGTGGGCGCGAAGTCGACCGATCCTCGCCCGAATTCCGACGCCGCGGCGGCCAGCTTCGATTCCGCGGCGGCCCTCCTGGGCTCAACGACGCTGGTCGATTTCGAGTCCGCCCCGCTCGGCTCGTTCACGAACCTGACCATCGCGCCCGGCGTTTCCATGAATGGTCAGGACATCAATGGGTTTCCGCAGACCATCGCCAACGCGCCGTACAGCACCCCTGACAGCCTCTACGGCTACAACACGACCCCCGGCGGCAGTAAGTTCGTCCAGCTCGTGGGTGGAACGCTGACATTCACATTCGCCCAGGGGATTCAGGCGTTCGGCGCTTATCTGACCGGCGTCGAGCTTGACGGCGAGACCGTGACGTTCAACGACGGCACGTCGCAGACGATCGCGATACCCAACGAGGGTTTCAACGTCGGGGGCTCCCAGTTTCTTGGGTTCACCGACGCGGGACGGTTGATCCTCAGCATCACCCTGACCGTGCAGGCGGACGACACCGGCGACGTCCTGGGCCTCGACGACGCACGTTGGGTCACGGCGGGCGCCGCCCCCGTCGTGCCCGAGCCTTCGGCCCTCAGCCTGATCGCCATCGGCCTCGCTACGGCCGCCGCCGCCTCGCGCCGACTCCCGAAGCCGGCCGCCTGA
- a CDS encoding DPP IV N-terminal domain-containing protein: MLSLSSLVTVLLPLVSQVPSPPADALRTVAERTEYKATARHADVVALCRELAKSSPNAHYTELGKSVEGRPLPLLILADPPVKSPADAARDGRLVVFVIGDIHGGEVCGKEALPMLARELLSAPHHPILKNVIVAFAPIINADGNERVSKTNRPGQVGPEEGMGERGNARGLDLNRDFIKLEAPETRAIVGFFNTWKPHLFIDTHTTNGSHHRYTITYEGPRNPNGDAGVIEYSRYRFIPALDAAFEKATGLRAYYYGNFDGDHTHWTSFPAEGRYSTNYFGLRNRIGILSEAYAHAPYKTRVLATRDFVREALNIASSHKDEIRKVLDDAETKVVAAGKSPRDDDRVSIRTEPRPLHSSEPILGYVETYENGKRVRTDEPKDYPAAVMNEFSIAETVARPFAYLIPADRGQAIETLQRHGLDVEELREDLDLDVEAYRIDEVGKPAGTSWDRQDVVDLRVTPRKETRRIPAGTRVVKTSQPLGDLAVYLLEPRSEDGLATWKQFDGLKAAADFPVVRLPKPAPLLTTAAEPLAETRKRDLPITFELAGGHRGGGWFSGAPVAVNWLDEEHWLRRHDGAVLKVEARTGRSEPFITSDQLLQSLRRIKGLDDATASGLARRLLGEIDPARKGLVFQHDHDLYYIALDGSAGARLTDHPGEETLARFSPDGRQVAFVRDHDLYAVDVADPKERALTTGGRDTLRHGEADWVYFEEIFNRSWSAFWWSPDSKKIAFMEFEDAEVGTLTMLDDTESPRKVEVNKYPRAGEPNPRVKLGVVGSQGGPIAWADLSEYSAEAFLISDVGWWPDSSAVYSYVQNRVQTWLDLLKIPVADALSKPQRLFRDATKAWIADQPPITFLKDGSFLWLSERDGWKHIYHYAADGGLKQRITEGPWEVRAIQHVDADSGWITFTGTKDAPMATQLYRVKPGGPVERLTSGTGSYQTEFSPKGRYYLATWSDLTTPSQSKLFTADGRFVRTIDTNPVYKLKEYRFGARERLQIPARDGFVLEAELILPPNFDANKKYPVWFTTYGGPHTPTVTDTWTGGRLWEQALAGEGFIVFRADPRPASGKGAVSAWTAYKKLGVQELEDIKDAIGWLKRKPYVDGGRIGMTGHSYGGYMTAFAMTHSDLFAAGIAGAPVTDWHDYDTIYTERLMGLPQDNPDGYKGSSVVGAAKNLKGKLLLIHGAIDDNVSVRNTMRLVQALQDAGKDFELMIYPGSRHGIGSGHYNKLIVDFIRRNLASPKAMDH; encoded by the coding sequence ATGCTATCTCTGTCGAGCCTGGTGACGGTGCTGCTGCCCCTCGTGTCCCAGGTCCCTTCGCCGCCGGCCGATGCGCTCCGGACGGTCGCCGAGCGGACCGAATACAAGGCCACGGCCCGGCACGCCGACGTCGTCGCGCTGTGCCGGGAACTCGCCAAGTCGTCGCCGAACGCTCATTACACCGAGCTGGGCAAATCGGTCGAGGGGCGTCCCCTGCCCCTCCTGATTCTCGCCGATCCGCCCGTCAAGTCGCCCGCCGACGCGGCGCGCGACGGCAGGCTCGTCGTCTTCGTGATCGGCGACATCCACGGCGGCGAGGTCTGCGGCAAGGAGGCGCTGCCGATGCTCGCCCGCGAGCTGCTGAGCGCGCCTCACCACCCGATCTTGAAGAACGTGATCGTGGCGTTTGCCCCGATCATCAACGCCGACGGCAATGAGCGGGTGTCGAAGACCAACCGGCCCGGCCAGGTCGGCCCCGAGGAAGGGATGGGCGAGCGCGGCAATGCGCGCGGCCTCGACCTGAACCGCGACTTCATCAAGCTCGAAGCCCCCGAAACCCGGGCGATCGTCGGCTTCTTCAACACCTGGAAGCCGCATCTGTTCATCGACACGCACACCACGAACGGGTCGCATCATCGTTATACGATCACCTACGAGGGCCCTCGCAACCCGAACGGCGACGCGGGCGTCATCGAGTACTCGCGCTATCGTTTCATCCCCGCGCTCGACGCGGCCTTCGAGAAGGCGACGGGGCTGCGAGCCTACTATTACGGCAATTTCGACGGCGACCACACCCACTGGACCAGCTTCCCGGCCGAGGGCCGCTACAGCACGAACTACTTCGGGCTGCGGAACCGGATCGGAATTCTGTCGGAAGCCTACGCCCACGCCCCGTACAAGACGCGCGTGCTGGCGACGCGCGACTTCGTCCGCGAGGCCCTGAACATCGCGTCGTCCCACAAGGACGAGATCCGCAAGGTGCTCGACGACGCCGAGACGAAGGTGGTCGCGGCGGGCAAATCCCCGCGCGACGACGATCGGGTCTCCATCCGCACCGAGCCGAGGCCGCTGCACAGCTCCGAGCCGATCCTCGGCTACGTCGAAACCTACGAGAACGGCAAGCGCGTCCGCACCGACGAGCCCAAGGATTATCCCGCCGCCGTCATGAACGAATTCTCGATCGCCGAGACCGTCGCCCGGCCGTTCGCCTACCTGATCCCGGCGGACCGCGGCCAGGCGATCGAAACCCTCCAGCGCCACGGCCTCGACGTCGAGGAGCTGCGCGAGGATCTCGATCTCGACGTCGAAGCGTACCGGATCGACGAGGTCGGCAAGCCGGCCGGGACGAGTTGGGATCGACAGGACGTCGTCGACCTACGCGTCACGCCGCGCAAGGAGACGCGGCGGATTCCGGCGGGAACCCGGGTGGTCAAGACCTCCCAGCCGCTCGGCGACCTGGCGGTCTACCTGCTCGAACCGCGCTCCGAGGACGGGCTGGCGACGTGGAAGCAGTTCGACGGCCTCAAGGCCGCGGCCGATTTCCCCGTGGTCCGTCTGCCGAAGCCGGCCCCGCTGCTGACGACCGCCGCCGAGCCGCTCGCCGAGACGCGCAAGCGCGACCTCCCCATCACGTTCGAGTTGGCCGGCGGACATCGCGGCGGCGGCTGGTTCTCGGGGGCGCCGGTCGCCGTCAATTGGCTTGACGAAGAACACTGGCTGCGTCGTCACGACGGCGCGGTCTTGAAGGTCGAGGCGCGCACCGGCCGCTCCGAGCCGTTCATCACCTCCGATCAACTTCTCCAGTCGCTCCGGCGGATCAAGGGACTCGACGACGCGACCGCGTCCGGCCTGGCGCGCCGGCTGCTGGGCGAGATCGACCCGGCCCGCAAAGGGCTGGTGTTCCAGCACGACCACGACCTTTATTACATCGCGCTGGACGGCTCGGCGGGCGCGCGGCTGACCGATCATCCGGGCGAAGAGACGCTAGCCCGGTTCAGCCCCGACGGCCGCCAGGTGGCGTTCGTCCGCGATCACGACCTGTACGCCGTCGACGTCGCCGACCCGAAGGAGCGGGCGCTCACGACCGGCGGTCGCGACACGCTCCGCCACGGCGAGGCCGACTGGGTTTATTTCGAGGAGATCTTCAACCGCTCGTGGTCGGCGTTCTGGTGGAGCCCCGATTCCAAGAAGATCGCCTTCATGGAGTTCGAGGACGCCGAGGTCGGCACGCTGACGATGCTCGACGACACCGAGTCGCCGCGCAAGGTCGAGGTCAACAAGTACCCCCGCGCCGGCGAGCCGAATCCGCGCGTCAAACTCGGCGTCGTCGGCTCTCAGGGGGGGCCGATCGCGTGGGCCGACCTCTCGGAATACTCGGCCGAGGCGTTCCTGATCAGCGACGTCGGCTGGTGGCCCGACTCGTCCGCGGTCTACAGCTACGTCCAGAATCGCGTCCAGACCTGGCTCGACCTGCTCAAGATCCCCGTCGCCGACGCCCTGTCCAAGCCCCAGCGTCTGTTTCGCGACGCGACCAAGGCGTGGATCGCCGACCAGCCGCCGATCACGTTCCTCAAGGACGGCTCGTTCCTCTGGCTGAGCGAGCGCGACGGCTGGAAGCACATCTACCATTACGCGGCCGACGGCGGCCTCAAGCAGCGGATCACCGAAGGCCCCTGGGAAGTCCGCGCTATCCAGCACGTCGACGCGGATTCCGGCTGGATCACGTTTACAGGCACGAAGGACGCCCCGATGGCGACCCAGCTTTACCGGGTCAAGCCAGGCGGTCCGGTCGAACGGCTCACGTCGGGGACCGGAAGCTATCAGACGGAGTTCAGCCCCAAAGGGCGGTATTACCTGGCCACGTGGTCCGACCTTACGACCCCGTCGCAGTCGAAGCTCTTCACCGCCGACGGCCGGTTCGTGCGGACGATCGACACGAACCCCGTGTACAAGCTCAAGGAGTACCGCTTCGGCGCGCGCGAGCGGCTTCAGATCCCGGCCCGCGACGGGTTCGTGCTGGAAGCCGAGTTGATCCTGCCGCCGAACTTCGACGCGAACAAGAAATACCCCGTCTGGTTCACGACCTACGGCGGACCGCACACGCCGACCGTCACCGACACGTGGACGGGCGGCCGGCTCTGGGAGCAGGCGCTGGCCGGCGAGGGGTTCATCGTCTTCCGCGCCGATCCTCGGCCCGCCAGCGGCAAGGGCGCCGTCTCGGCCTGGACCGCCTACAAGAAGCTGGGCGTTCAGGAGCTTGAGGATATCAAGGACGCGATCGGCTGGCTGAAGCGGAAGCCGTACGTCGACGGCGGTCGGATCGGCATGACCGGCCACAGTTACGGCGGCTACATGACCGCCTTCGCCATGACCCACAGCGACCTCTTCGCCGCCGGGATCGCCGGCGCCCCGGTGACCGACTGGCACGACTACGACACGATCTACACCGAGCGGCTCATGGGCCTGCCGCAAGACAACCCCGACGGCTACAAGGGCTCGTCGGTCGTCGGCGCGGCCAAGAACCTCAAGGGCAAGCTTCTGCTGATCCACGGCGCAATCGACGACAACGTCTCGGTGCGAAACACCATGCGGCTCGTCCAGGCGCTCCAGGACGCCGGCAAGGATTTCGAGCTGATGATCTACCCCGGCTCGCGCCACGGGATCGGAAGCGGCCACTACAACAAGCTGATCGTCGACTTCATCCGCCGCAACCTGGCGAGCCCGAAAGCCATGGATCACTGA
- a CDS encoding BON domain-containing protein — MVGLKRISTVVGVLAVTASAAMAQGGANPNQVVADSVAGAISGSRALAATRIEIEAQSGMVTLSGVAASHELKAEAIARAQNVAGVLGVVDHLQVSDRTVRPAQYVPQQVALGHGRHGGNTIGLSDGNAGGMVGDPNAMGGQVQGGFVNDGSPLPEGPAGGAGGGAGANQRNPNYAWPSYAPPGNFSAVGYPTAYPWQAFPNIGPFYPYPEVPLDWRAVTLRWDDGIWWLDFKKHYTRPFFTPYPFGLFAY; from the coding sequence ATGGTCGGACTGAAACGGATTTCAACCGTGGTCGGCGTTCTGGCCGTGACGGCCTCGGCGGCCATGGCCCAAGGCGGCGCCAATCCCAACCAGGTCGTCGCCGACTCGGTCGCCGGCGCCATCAGCGGCAGCCGGGCGCTCGCCGCCACTCGGATCGAGATCGAAGCCCAGAGCGGCATGGTCACGCTTTCGGGCGTCGCCGCCAGCCACGAGCTCAAGGCCGAGGCCATCGCCCGCGCCCAGAACGTTGCGGGAGTGCTCGGAGTCGTCGATCATCTTCAGGTGAGCGATCGCACGGTCCGCCCCGCCCAGTACGTCCCCCAGCAGGTCGCCCTCGGCCACGGCCGTCACGGCGGCAACACGATCGGCCTCTCCGACGGCAACGCCGGCGGCATGGTCGGCGATCCCAACGCGATGGGCGGACAGGTTCAGGGGGGCTTCGTCAATGACGGCAGCCCGCTTCCGGAAGGCCCGGCCGGCGGTGCGGGCGGTGGCGCCGGCGCCAACCAGCGCAACCCCAACTACGCCTGGCCGAGCTACGCCCCTCCGGGCAACTTCTCGGCGGTCGGCTACCCGACGGCCTACCCCTGGCAGGCGTTCCCGAACATCGGCCCCTTCTACCCGTACCCGGAAGTGCCCCTCGACTGGCGTGCCGTCACGCTCCGTTGGGACGACGGAATCTGGTGGCTCGACTTCAAGAAGCACTACACCCGCCCGTTCTTCACGCCGTACCCCTTCGGACTCTTCGCGTACTGA